A genome region from Scomber japonicus isolate fScoJap1 chromosome 15, fScoJap1.pri, whole genome shotgun sequence includes the following:
- the LOC128374469 gene encoding cortexin-2-like produces MTDDLYSTTFSASESDFSSSSSSSSSVSASFLTLEQRAAFVFVLILFIFLGLLIVRCFRILLDPYRSMPSSTWTDYMEKDTFDYRIS; encoded by the coding sequence ATGACTGACGATCTCTACAGCACCACCTTCTCCGCCTCCGAATCGGACTTCTCTTCGTCTTCGTCTTCGTCCTCCTCGGTGTCCGCCTCCTTCCTCACGCTGGAGCAGCGGGCGGCCTTCGTCTTCgtcctcatcctcttcatcttcttggGCCTGCTGATCGTGCGCTGCTTCCGGATCCTGCTGGACCCGTACCGCAGCATGCCCTCCTCCACCTGGACCGACTACATGGAGAAGGACACGTTCGACTACCGGATTTCCTGA